A single genomic interval of Helianthus annuus cultivar XRQ/B chromosome 6, HanXRQr2.0-SUNRISE, whole genome shotgun sequence harbors:
- the LOC110863740 gene encoding ethylene-responsive transcription factor ERF017, producing the protein MDMTPASASETTTTTTTTTSEEISSMHEPKYRGVRKRKWGKWVSEIRLPNSRERIWLGSYDSAEKAARAFDAAAYCLRGSSAKFNFPNQPPNIPGGTTLSRAGIQAAAASFANSVVVSDDPVVQETQTHTATTTSSSSYMVHNEFNNEMGYDMFLGFDDYFMPSTMMLSPEFAEYDEDNSSDGDISQGPSFLWNF; encoded by the coding sequence ATGGATATGACACCAGCATCAGCAtcagaaacaacaacaacaacaacaacaacaacaagtgaAGAGATTTCTTCAATGCACGAACCAAAATACAGAGGTGTAAGAAAAAGAAAATGGGGAAAATGGGTGTCCGAAATTCGGCTGCCAAACAGCCGAGAGAGGATCTGGCTCGGCTCATACGACTCAGCAGAGAAAGCGGCCAGAGCTTTCGATGCTGCAGCATATTGTCTACGTGGCAGCTCGGCCAAGTTCAACTTCCCGAACCAGCCCCCCAACATTCCTGGAGGAACGACTCTTTCTCGTGCTGGCATACAAGCAGCCGCCGCTAGCTTTGCCAACTCAGTTGTTGTTTCTGATGACCCTGTAGTACaggaaacacaaacacacaccgccaccaccaccagctCATCCTCGTACATGGTACACAATGAATTCAATAATGAGATGGGGTACGATATGTTTTTGGGTTTTGATGATTATTTCATGCCATCAACGATGATGTTGTCTCCTGAGTTTGCAGAGTACGATGAGGATAACTCAAGCGATGGGGATATATCACAAGGCCCATCGTTCCTATGGAACTTTTAA